A genomic segment from Salvia splendens isolate huo1 chromosome 13, SspV2, whole genome shotgun sequence encodes:
- the LOC121760739 gene encoding uncharacterized protein LOC121760739: MVLWHPPDAPWVKLNTNGTFSAWMLEAGEGGLVRGPDGGLLRAFCSPITASSSFEAELLALIWGLGMAMELSTHIWIELDSAALVTLLSSGRLGSADIRHHMALIRSMTAQRHVRFSHIYREGNRAADFLAGRGLRPLPLLIMTQSLRLGISRR; encoded by the coding sequence ATGGTCTTATGGCATCCCCCTGATGCCCcgtgggtgaagctgaacactaATGGTACCTTCTCTGCATGGATGCTGGAGGCGGGGGAGGGAGGATTGGTTCGAGGCCCGGATGGAGGCCTTCTACGGGCCTTCTGCTCTCCGATTACcgcatcatcgagctttgaggcggagctgttggctCTGATTTGGGGTTTGGGGATGGCGATGGAGCTTTCGACCCACATTTGGATTGAGCTTGACTCAGCAGCTCTGGTTACCTTGTTGTCATCTGGACGACTTGGCTCTGCGGATATtagacatcacatggctttgatccggagtATGACTGCTCAGCGGCATGTTCGGTTCTCACATATCTACAGAGAAGGGAACCGGGCTGCCGActttctggcaggtagggggcTCAGACCTCTTCCCTTACTTATTATGACCCAATCTCTGCGCCTCGGTATCTCAAGGCGctag
- the LOC121761346 gene encoding GRF1-interacting factor 3-like: MQQPGPMFPVMPSFPPTNITTEQIQKYLDENKKLILAILDNQNLGKLAECAQYQAQLQKNLMYLAAIADAQPQTPAMPTQMTHHPAMQQGGFYMQHPQAAAMAQQQGTFQPRPPFNNSPHLLQDPQQHPNIQHGHLQAGQGQLAMRSVGPNNGMNPQHNDANLGVASSSIPASNSNLTDIRGVSRQDKPDSRIAGGSDGQGNSTAVRGGGDAEEGK; the protein is encoded by the exons ATGCAGCAACCGGGACCAATGTTTCCTGTCATGCCGTCGTTTCCACCTACAAATATCACCACCGAGCAGATTCAGAAG TACCTCGATGAGAACAAGAAACTGATATTGGCTATTCTGGATAATCAAAACCTAGGCAAACTTGCTGAATGTGCACA ATACCAGGCTCAACTTCAAAAGAACCTGATGTATTTGGCTGCTATAGCTGATGCCCAACCTCAAACACCAGCAATGCCTACCCAG ATGACTCATCATCCCGCAATGCAACAAGGAGGGTTTTACATGCAGCATCCTCAGGCTGCAGCCATGGCGCAGCAGCAAGGCACGTTCCAGCCACGACCGCCCTTTAATAATAGCCCACACCTATTACAGGATCCTCAGCAACATCCAAATATCCAACACGGCCACCTGCAAGCCGGCCAAGGGCAACTGGCCATGAGGTCCGTCGGTCCCAACAATGGCATGAATCCCCAACATAACGACGCCAATCTCGGAGTGGCCAGCAGCAGTATTCCCGCATCAAACTCGAACCTCACTGACATCCGTGGGGTAAGTAGGCAAGATAAACCTGATAGTCGGATTGCAGGCGGTTCTGATGGCCAGGGAAACTCTACTGCAGTTCGTGGTGGTGGAGATGCAGAGGAAGGCAAGTAA